A region of the Echeneis naucrates chromosome 15, fEcheNa1.1, whole genome shotgun sequence genome:
GTCTATCCTGTGAGTGTTTTTGCTAcactgactttattttattatttttagctTCAGAGAGAAAGTGTGGCAAAAAATAATTCTGCACCACTTAATCAGAAAACGAAACCAAAGTGTGGAAGACCTCTCGCTGATGTGGGACAAGCTGTTGCTAAGTAAGTCTCCTTTCTGCATTACTAGTCCTTTGTGGTTCTGTAGTctactttaaaaatgtattgatggAAGTTTTTTCTTGTCATGCACAATGCTGTAACTTTGTGGTTAGTGAGAAGCACCCCCCCACTGCCACTGGGAAAGCCCGGGAAAAGAAGCCAGCAGAGGTGAGTTAAAGTACATAAACCTCCTCTGTAATGTCTGAAGCAGCTTTTGTAAAACATGCAAATCAAGGTAATATCCTGAAAATTCATTTATGTGATCATTTATGTCTTCAAGGTCTCCCTCTGTACAGCTGTGTCCGATGGGTGTGCACCTGACAAACAGCTCACACCCAAAACCAAACCGTAAGACAGCGTTTGACATGTCGTGAGTGTGTTCAACAAACATATCACAGCTTTTACTAATGACTCTCTTTGCTTTGCCGTAGGGAGTCCTGTGATGCCGGATCAAAATGTGTGGCAAAAAGTGGTTCCTCAAACCATCCCATGGTTCAGGTCTGTTATTAAATtttcaagaaaacacaaaaaggcctGGATGAAATATGAAGGTGATggttaagtgtgtttgtgtgtgtgtgttaagtgtgtCTCATTGATGCAGAGGAGAAAAGTCCTTGACCTGCAGCTGATGGTGTAATATTTTTGGATTATCCTCCCTTTTTATAAAAGGATGCCAATATGGCAATAAATTCTTGATAATATTTTGATagattctttttcattttattttttacaccaATTGTAAAGGCACAAAATCCTGATGTGAAGCCCAGAAGAGGGTAAGTCATCATTACACTCACTCTTAGGTAAAAAACATAATATTATAGCACAAATCTCAACATTAttgctgatatttattttttcttttgtcttagAACTccagaaaatgttgaaaacacCAGTCAAAGCAGCAAAGAGGTAAACTGACTACAGAGATTCTGCAATCATTGCATTCATCATAGATTTTTCAAGTGTCTGCTAATCTGCTAAATCTAAATTGAACTGTTTACTTGATTTAAGGAAGTGCCCACTCCTGAAGAAAGTAACTCAGGAAGTGATCTGGGTGTGGAGCCAATATTACCTAAAATGTATGGGTTTGgaagttttgatttttaaacGACATGCCACTCCATTTCATATGGCGTTTAGTTGGTTGTgtatttcaaaaataatcatGGGGCAAGCAGCTTTATCATATATTTTGCTTCAACAGGATAGAATTGACATGTAAATGTCGCTTAATTGAGCTCATCAGTGAAGGAGGATTTGGCCGTGTCTACAAGGCAAAATTTGAGCCTTTGGATACGATTTATGCTCTAAAGATTATCTTCTGTAAAGAGTAagttaaaatatactttttttgtttgtttttcttttgttcattgtGTAAGATAACAATTTCACATACAAAGTAAACCGATCTTGAAAGGATTTAACTTCTGTTCTTCGTGTTTTAAGCATCAGCAAAGCTTCACGGGAGGCCGAGGCTTTGTCTACCTTGAATCACAACAACATTGTTCGATTCCACAATTGCTGGGTGGCGGATAAAGGGGGCCACCTAGATAATTCAGATGACAGTTGCAGCACATCACAGTAAGATTAATTTGATTATTCAAGACTAATTTAAGGCAGGCGTAGCAGGAAAATTACAGCTGCCTTTTTTAAGCCATGAGTGTTTGTCTGGTGATTTTTAGCAACATCCGACATTGCGGTCATTGCCTGCCTTCTTGATAAATCTAAGACCCTTTTTAAGATCTTTCTGAAATGCTTCCCTGATATTGGCACAAAGGGATGTGTATTTGTAGTACGGCCAATCAGAAGAGTTTCTCTTTGAAAAGACTAATCCCCAATTGCTGTCATTTGAATTACAATATGCTGACGTGCTCTGAGCATGTACCCCATGATGGGTGAGTACACCAGTCGTCCTGCATGCAcagctgtttctctgtttaCAATGTTTGTATAGACAAagatcaaacatttttttttgctttatttctttattcataaAATAAACTCCATTCTTACAGCTCTGGGTCTTCCAGTAATTCTCCTGGAAAGTACCTCTATATTCAGATGGAGTTGTGTGAAGCCAAGACACTCGAAAACTTGATATATGATTGGAACGAAGTTTCTCCACAAAACtccaagagaagaaaagaggctCTGGACATTGCTCTGCAAATAATCAGTGCAGTCAAGTACATTCACTCCAAGATGCTAatccacagagacctgaagGTGAGAGGATGTCCATAAAATCACAAACAATAGAGCAAGTACAtgacttaatttttttccccctggtTAGCCTGccaacatcatgtttgggccGGATGGAGTTGTGAAGATTGGAGACTTTGGTCTGGTGACAGaagacaatgatgatgatgctgaggACCAGATTCAGAGAAGTAAAGGAAGGGGAACTCTATCTTACATGGCTCCTGAGCAGGTGAGATGGTCTGTATGGACATTAACTTTAGATTCTGCAGTTTTATGAAAAGCTGGCAAGTAATAAAAAAGATAATGAAATGTCATTTCTGCTCCGGAATACTAAACACACAATCATGTTCATTGAAACTTTAATGAAGAAAGAACTGCGAGCAAGGACATAATATAAAATACTATGTCTGACACTTTGTCATAAAAATGTTGGATTAAGGATCAGCTGTAAATGAGGAGAAACATTTTACTGCCATGTTAAGAGgatgttttcatatttcagagtGAGATGACTTACGACCGGAAGGTTGATGTCTTTTCTTCGGGGCTGATTTTCTTTGAGCTTTTTTGGGAAATCAAGACTGTTcatgaaaaagacaaagtgaGTTGTGA
Encoded here:
- the LOC115055313 gene encoding interferon-induced, double-stranded RNA-activated protein kinase-like — encoded protein: MGEKYDVVELRDCEPRPGSDLKGPMDEQRRTEKFVSGHGPNDDVFPVGVGRTEKKAKQNAAKSAPREWDEKENLGTMLQRESVAKNNSAPLNQKTKPKCGRPLADVGQAVANEKHPPTATGKAREKKPAEVSLCTAVSDGCAPDKQLTPKTKPESCDAGSKCVAKSGSSNHPMVQAQNPDVKPRRGTPENVENTSQSSKEEVPTPEESNSGSDLGVEPILPKMIELTCKCRLIELISEGGFGRVYKAKFEPLDTIYALKIIFCKDISKASREAEALSTLNHNNIVRFHNCWVADKGGHLDNSDDSCSTSHSGSSSNSPGKYLYIQMELCEAKTLENLIYDWNEVSPQNSKRRKEALDIALQIISAVKYIHSKMLIHRDLKPANIMFGPDGVVKIGDFGLVTEDNDDDAEDQIQRSKGRGTLSYMAPEQSEMTYDRKVDVFSSGLIFFELFWEIKTVHEKDKIWDDIRKSEFQKTDFISTFPEEYVIIKAMLSMKPEHRPEASKIKSDLEQCIQRINSQAPQ